One genomic window of Cyprinus carpio isolate SPL01 chromosome A23, ASM1834038v1, whole genome shotgun sequence includes the following:
- the LOC109107595 gene encoding fibronectin type III domain-containing protein 7 isoform X3: MTKHTFFRLYGASGTAHLDQIHSSTMTVSVFTVTSKSTVLRWSKYEGALSYRVTASLRNSQVPVVFASFGQNTIMGSVNSLNPNTAYTFRVEALGSNMNMLTDATVDGLTAPDVPTIVMASSKESQSITVEFPTVSGATSYILRTETDDGSFFSEIPVPGSPGTVTNLQPYTDYILSVMSVNSAGRSQPSLPVEAKTVLSAPLFNTSSPSNSSILVKWEPVNHAVLYSLSIIKEGSYSRSPLNTTETQVHLPDLEAGTKYCIKGNAWSPDNIPGDDFTVCQITRSPTPQSIELVVTSTPDAGIVVSWGPSKGAEQYVAMSLTGQNCSSSSNSCILVPLSCGETNTVTVIAINQAGNSAPSYPVQIISFPCPPQPIWVEELVPGNCSVKWSAVPQAEYYTTFIKSDDGIEGMCNSTKLYCQFNCQCGYSYIMSVFAHNHAGPSPPGPLLNHTTLPCCPALTTVSAASWETLMMEWSPVRGADLYETRAVDANEVILCNDTAPRCALSDLNCNSLYSVVVIPCNDISGCNLTCSPQTHETAPCMPVITGVSQINTSSSSVLVSWTSDNTAANYTVSVIGSVGDIHVCHSNGTSCLVSNLPCGSVYEVSTIASTSAGESIPSFTIPLETAPCCPDNLTVSHVTQAMTNVTWSPAIGAQTYIASLSSPRGHAQCHTMETECVMGCITCGNNYTVSLEAISRTGHKAECTYHGFSASDCCPSGIRLYRGSNNTLIVRWRSSSALSQYTAEVTGSSKTHACSPEPGIYTCTVSEIVCGQVYTVVVAPLKPDGSKVQFCNSRLYSVTCVGSNVGLVLYQGKR, from the exons ATGACCAAACACACTTTCTTCAGACTATATGGG GCATCAGGTACTGCTCATCTGGATCAAATTCACA gCAGCACAATGACCGTGAGTGTTTTTACGGTGACATCAAAGAGCACAGTATTGCGCTGGAGCAAATATGAAGGTGCATTGTCCTACAGAGTAACAGCTTCTCTCAGAAACTCTCAAGTCCCTGTGGTCTTTGCCAGCTTTGGACAAAACACTATTATGGGCTCCGTCAATTCTCTGAATCCCAACACTGCGTACACCTTTCGTGTCGAGGCCCTGGGCAGCAACATGAACATGCTGACAGATGCTACTGTGGATGGATTGACTG CTCCTGATGTGCCCACCATTGTGATGGCCTCCTCTAAAGAAAGCCAGAGCATCACTGTGGAATTCCCTACGGTCTCCGGTGCCACTTCCTACATCCTGCGCACTGAGACAGATGATGGATCATTCTTCTCAGAGATCCCAGTACCTGGCTCTCCGGGGACTGTCACCAACCTACAGCCATACACAGACTACATTCTCAGTGTCATGTCCGTCAACAGCGCAGGCAGAAGCCAGCCTTCCCTCCCCGTGGAGGCTAAGACAG TCCTTTCTGCTCCTCTGTTCAACACCAGCTCTCCCAGCAACAGCAGCATCCTGGTGAAGTGGGAGCCAGTGAATCACGCTGTCCTCTACAGTCTCAGCATCATCAAGGAAGGCTCATACAGCCGAAGTCCCCTCAACACCACCGAAACTCAGGTTCACCTTCCAGACCTGGAAGCAGGAACCAAATACTGTATTAAAGGAAATGCCTGGAGTCCTGACAACATTCCCGGAGATGACTTCACAGTTTGCCAGATCACAC GTTCTCCCACTCCTCAGTCCATTGAGCTGGTGGTGACAAGCACCCCTGATGCTGGTATTGTGGTGTCATGGGGCCCATCTAAGGGTGCAGAGCAGTATGTTGCCATGAGCTTGACCGGACAGAACTGCTCATCATCTAGTAACTCCTGCATCCTGGTTCCTCTGAGCTGTGGAGAGACAAACACTGTCACAGTGATCGCTATCAACCAGGCCGGAAACAGTGCCCCCTCTTACCCAGTACAGATTATTTCAT TCCCTTGTCCCCCACAGCCCATCTGGGTGGAGGAATTGGTGCCTGGCAACTGTTCTGTGAAGTGGAGCGCTGTCCCTCAAGCAGAGTACTACAccacatttattaaaagtgacgATGGCATCGAGGGGATGTGCAACTCGACCAAGCTATACTGTCAGTTTAACTGCCAGTGCGGATACTCTTACATCATGAGTGTGTTTGCACACAACCATGCTGGACCCAGTCCCCCAGGACCTCTGCTCAACCACACCACCT TGCCTTGCTGTCCAGCACTCACAACGGTTTCTGCAGCTTCTTGGGAGACACTGATGATGGAGTGGTCTCCCGTGCGTGGTGCAGATCTGTATGAGACCCGTGCTGTGGATGCAAATGAAGTGATTCTGTGTAATGACACGGCGCCCAGGTGTGCCCTCTCTGACCTCAATTGCAACAGTTTGTACAGTGTAGTCGTCATACCTTGCAACGACATAAGTGGCTGCAACCTCACCTGCAGTCCACAAACGCATGAAACAG cTCCATGCATGCCAGTGATCACCGGTGTGAGCCAGATTAACACATCCAGTTCTAGTGTGCTGGTTAGCTGGACTTCTGATAACACAGCTGCCAACTACACCGTCAGTGTGATTGGCTCAGTGGGTGACATACACGTCTGTCACTCAAACGGCACCTCCTGTCTGGTGTCCAACCTGCCCTGTGGGTCCGTCTATGAAGTCAGTACCATCGCATCAACTTCAGCTGGAGAGAGCATTCCCAGTTTCACCATTCCCCTGGAAACAG caccTTGCTGTCCAGACAATCTCACGGTGAGCCATGTGACCCAGGCTATGACAAATGTGACCTGGTCGCCCGCTATCGGCGCCCAGACCTACATTGCCTCTCTGTCTTCACCACGCGGCCATGCGCAGTGTCACACTATGGAAACAGAATGTGTGATGGGATGCATCACTTGTGGCAATAACTATACGGTCTCACTGGAAGCCATCAGTCGCACCGGGCACAAGGCGGAGTGCACCTATCACGGATTCTCTGCCA GTGACTGCTGTCCCTCAGGCATCCGTCTCTATAGAGGAAGCAATAACACGCTGATTGTGCGCTGGAGGTCCAGCAGTGCCCTCTCCCAATACACAGCAGAAGTCACCGGAAGCAGCAAGACTCACGCGTGCAGCCCAGAGCCCGGCATCTACACATGCACAGTGTCAGAGATCGTGTGCGGTCAGGTCTACACAGTGGTCGTCGCCCCACTGAAACCAGACGGAAGCAAGGTCCAGTTCTGTAACAGCAGGCTGTATTCAG TCACATGTGTGGGCAGCAATGTTGGACTCG TACTCTATCAAGGAAAAAGATAA
- the LOC109107595 gene encoding fibronectin type III domain-containing protein 7 isoform X1, whose amino-acid sequence MCKLYECLQSNKSLCELFHLQASGTAHLDQIHSSTMTVSVFTVTSKSTVLRWSKYEGALSYRVTASLRNSQVPVVFASFGQNTIMGSVNSLNPNTAYTFRVEALGSNMNMLTDATVDGLTAPDVPTIVMASSKESQSITVEFPTVSGATSYILRTETDDGSFFSEIPVPGSPGTVTNLQPYTDYILSVMSVNSAGRSQPSLPVEAKTVLSAPLFNTSSPSNSSILVKWEPVNHAVLYSLSIIKEGSYSRSPLNTTETQVHLPDLEAGTKYCIKGNAWSPDNIPGDDFTVCQITRSPTPQSIELVVTSTPDAGIVVSWGPSKGAEQYVAMSLTGQNCSSSSNSCILVPLSCGETNTVTVIAINQAGNSAPSYPVQIISFPCPPQPIWVEELVPGNCSVKWSAVPQAEYYTTFIKSDDGIEGMCNSTKLYCQFNCQCGYSYIMSVFAHNHAGPSPPGPLLNHTTLPCCPALTTVSAASWETLMMEWSPVRGADLYETRAVDANEVILCNDTAPRCALSDLNCNSLYSVVVIPCNDISGCNLTCSPQTHETAPCMPVITGVSQINTSSSSVLVSWTSDNTAANYTVSVIGSVGDIHVCHSNGTSCLVSNLPCGSVYEVSTIASTSAGESIPSFTIPLETAPCCPDNLTVSHVTQAMTNVTWSPAIGAQTYIASLSSPRGHAQCHTMETECVMGCITCGNNYTVSLEAISRTGHKAECTYHGFSASDCCPSGIRLYRGSNNTLIVRWRSSSALSQYTAEVTGSSKTHACSPEPGIYTCTVSEIVCGQVYTVVVAPLKPDGSKVQFCNSRLYSVTCVGSNVGLVLYQGKR is encoded by the exons atgtgcaaattatACGAATGTTTACAATCTAATAAAAGTCTTTGTGAATTGTTTCATTTACAGGCATCAGGTACTGCTCATCTGGATCAAATTCACA gCAGCACAATGACCGTGAGTGTTTTTACGGTGACATCAAAGAGCACAGTATTGCGCTGGAGCAAATATGAAGGTGCATTGTCCTACAGAGTAACAGCTTCTCTCAGAAACTCTCAAGTCCCTGTGGTCTTTGCCAGCTTTGGACAAAACACTATTATGGGCTCCGTCAATTCTCTGAATCCCAACACTGCGTACACCTTTCGTGTCGAGGCCCTGGGCAGCAACATGAACATGCTGACAGATGCTACTGTGGATGGATTGACTG CTCCTGATGTGCCCACCATTGTGATGGCCTCCTCTAAAGAAAGCCAGAGCATCACTGTGGAATTCCCTACGGTCTCCGGTGCCACTTCCTACATCCTGCGCACTGAGACAGATGATGGATCATTCTTCTCAGAGATCCCAGTACCTGGCTCTCCGGGGACTGTCACCAACCTACAGCCATACACAGACTACATTCTCAGTGTCATGTCCGTCAACAGCGCAGGCAGAAGCCAGCCTTCCCTCCCCGTGGAGGCTAAGACAG TCCTTTCTGCTCCTCTGTTCAACACCAGCTCTCCCAGCAACAGCAGCATCCTGGTGAAGTGGGAGCCAGTGAATCACGCTGTCCTCTACAGTCTCAGCATCATCAAGGAAGGCTCATACAGCCGAAGTCCCCTCAACACCACCGAAACTCAGGTTCACCTTCCAGACCTGGAAGCAGGAACCAAATACTGTATTAAAGGAAATGCCTGGAGTCCTGACAACATTCCCGGAGATGACTTCACAGTTTGCCAGATCACAC GTTCTCCCACTCCTCAGTCCATTGAGCTGGTGGTGACAAGCACCCCTGATGCTGGTATTGTGGTGTCATGGGGCCCATCTAAGGGTGCAGAGCAGTATGTTGCCATGAGCTTGACCGGACAGAACTGCTCATCATCTAGTAACTCCTGCATCCTGGTTCCTCTGAGCTGTGGAGAGACAAACACTGTCACAGTGATCGCTATCAACCAGGCCGGAAACAGTGCCCCCTCTTACCCAGTACAGATTATTTCAT TCCCTTGTCCCCCACAGCCCATCTGGGTGGAGGAATTGGTGCCTGGCAACTGTTCTGTGAAGTGGAGCGCTGTCCCTCAAGCAGAGTACTACAccacatttattaaaagtgacgATGGCATCGAGGGGATGTGCAACTCGACCAAGCTATACTGTCAGTTTAACTGCCAGTGCGGATACTCTTACATCATGAGTGTGTTTGCACACAACCATGCTGGACCCAGTCCCCCAGGACCTCTGCTCAACCACACCACCT TGCCTTGCTGTCCAGCACTCACAACGGTTTCTGCAGCTTCTTGGGAGACACTGATGATGGAGTGGTCTCCCGTGCGTGGTGCAGATCTGTATGAGACCCGTGCTGTGGATGCAAATGAAGTGATTCTGTGTAATGACACGGCGCCCAGGTGTGCCCTCTCTGACCTCAATTGCAACAGTTTGTACAGTGTAGTCGTCATACCTTGCAACGACATAAGTGGCTGCAACCTCACCTGCAGTCCACAAACGCATGAAACAG cTCCATGCATGCCAGTGATCACCGGTGTGAGCCAGATTAACACATCCAGTTCTAGTGTGCTGGTTAGCTGGACTTCTGATAACACAGCTGCCAACTACACCGTCAGTGTGATTGGCTCAGTGGGTGACATACACGTCTGTCACTCAAACGGCACCTCCTGTCTGGTGTCCAACCTGCCCTGTGGGTCCGTCTATGAAGTCAGTACCATCGCATCAACTTCAGCTGGAGAGAGCATTCCCAGTTTCACCATTCCCCTGGAAACAG caccTTGCTGTCCAGACAATCTCACGGTGAGCCATGTGACCCAGGCTATGACAAATGTGACCTGGTCGCCCGCTATCGGCGCCCAGACCTACATTGCCTCTCTGTCTTCACCACGCGGCCATGCGCAGTGTCACACTATGGAAACAGAATGTGTGATGGGATGCATCACTTGTGGCAATAACTATACGGTCTCACTGGAAGCCATCAGTCGCACCGGGCACAAGGCGGAGTGCACCTATCACGGATTCTCTGCCA GTGACTGCTGTCCCTCAGGCATCCGTCTCTATAGAGGAAGCAATAACACGCTGATTGTGCGCTGGAGGTCCAGCAGTGCCCTCTCCCAATACACAGCAGAAGTCACCGGAAGCAGCAAGACTCACGCGTGCAGCCCAGAGCCCGGCATCTACACATGCACAGTGTCAGAGATCGTGTGCGGTCAGGTCTACACAGTGGTCGTCGCCCCACTGAAACCAGACGGAAGCAAGGTCCAGTTCTGTAACAGCAGGCTGTATTCAG TCACATGTGTGGGCAGCAATGTTGGACTCG TACTCTATCAAGGAAAAAGATAA
- the LOC109107595 gene encoding fibronectin type III domain-containing protein 7 isoform X5, producing MTKHTFFRLYGASGSTMTVSVFTVTSKSTVLRWSKYEGALSYRVTASLRNSQVPVVFASFGQNTIMGSVNSLNPNTAYTFRVEALGSNMNMLTDATVDGLTAPDVPTIVMASSKESQSITVEFPTVSGATSYILRTETDDGSFFSEIPVPGSPGTVTNLQPYTDYILSVMSVNSAGRSQPSLPVEAKTVLSAPLFNTSSPSNSSILVKWEPVNHAVLYSLSIIKEGSYSRSPLNTTETQVHLPDLEAGTKYCIKGNAWSPDNIPGDDFTVCQITRSPTPQSIELVVTSTPDAGIVVSWGPSKGAEQYVAMSLTGQNCSSSSNSCILVPLSCGETNTVTVIAINQAGNSAPSYPVQIISFPCPPQPIWVEELVPGNCSVKWSAVPQAEYYTTFIKSDDGIEGMCNSTKLYCQFNCQCGYSYIMSVFAHNHAGPSPPGPLLNHTTLPCCPALTTVSAASWETLMMEWSPVRGADLYETRAVDANEVILCNDTAPRCALSDLNCNSLYSVVVIPCNDISGCNLTCSPQTHETAPCMPVITGVSQINTSSSSVLVSWTSDNTAANYTVSVIGSVGDIHVCHSNGTSCLVSNLPCGSVYEVSTIASTSAGESIPSFTIPLETAPCCPDNLTVSHVTQAMTNVTWSPAIGAQTYIASLSSPRGHAQCHTMETECVMGCITCGNNYTVSLEAISRTGHKAECTYHGFSASDCCPSGIRLYRGSNNTLIVRWRSSSALSQYTAEVTGSSKTHACSPEPGIYTCTVSEIVCGQVYTVVVAPLKPDGSKVQFCNSRLYSVTCVGSNVGLVLYQGKR from the exons ATGACCAAACACACTTTCTTCAGACTATATGGG GCATCAG gCAGCACAATGACCGTGAGTGTTTTTACGGTGACATCAAAGAGCACAGTATTGCGCTGGAGCAAATATGAAGGTGCATTGTCCTACAGAGTAACAGCTTCTCTCAGAAACTCTCAAGTCCCTGTGGTCTTTGCCAGCTTTGGACAAAACACTATTATGGGCTCCGTCAATTCTCTGAATCCCAACACTGCGTACACCTTTCGTGTCGAGGCCCTGGGCAGCAACATGAACATGCTGACAGATGCTACTGTGGATGGATTGACTG CTCCTGATGTGCCCACCATTGTGATGGCCTCCTCTAAAGAAAGCCAGAGCATCACTGTGGAATTCCCTACGGTCTCCGGTGCCACTTCCTACATCCTGCGCACTGAGACAGATGATGGATCATTCTTCTCAGAGATCCCAGTACCTGGCTCTCCGGGGACTGTCACCAACCTACAGCCATACACAGACTACATTCTCAGTGTCATGTCCGTCAACAGCGCAGGCAGAAGCCAGCCTTCCCTCCCCGTGGAGGCTAAGACAG TCCTTTCTGCTCCTCTGTTCAACACCAGCTCTCCCAGCAACAGCAGCATCCTGGTGAAGTGGGAGCCAGTGAATCACGCTGTCCTCTACAGTCTCAGCATCATCAAGGAAGGCTCATACAGCCGAAGTCCCCTCAACACCACCGAAACTCAGGTTCACCTTCCAGACCTGGAAGCAGGAACCAAATACTGTATTAAAGGAAATGCCTGGAGTCCTGACAACATTCCCGGAGATGACTTCACAGTTTGCCAGATCACAC GTTCTCCCACTCCTCAGTCCATTGAGCTGGTGGTGACAAGCACCCCTGATGCTGGTATTGTGGTGTCATGGGGCCCATCTAAGGGTGCAGAGCAGTATGTTGCCATGAGCTTGACCGGACAGAACTGCTCATCATCTAGTAACTCCTGCATCCTGGTTCCTCTGAGCTGTGGAGAGACAAACACTGTCACAGTGATCGCTATCAACCAGGCCGGAAACAGTGCCCCCTCTTACCCAGTACAGATTATTTCAT TCCCTTGTCCCCCACAGCCCATCTGGGTGGAGGAATTGGTGCCTGGCAACTGTTCTGTGAAGTGGAGCGCTGTCCCTCAAGCAGAGTACTACAccacatttattaaaagtgacgATGGCATCGAGGGGATGTGCAACTCGACCAAGCTATACTGTCAGTTTAACTGCCAGTGCGGATACTCTTACATCATGAGTGTGTTTGCACACAACCATGCTGGACCCAGTCCCCCAGGACCTCTGCTCAACCACACCACCT TGCCTTGCTGTCCAGCACTCACAACGGTTTCTGCAGCTTCTTGGGAGACACTGATGATGGAGTGGTCTCCCGTGCGTGGTGCAGATCTGTATGAGACCCGTGCTGTGGATGCAAATGAAGTGATTCTGTGTAATGACACGGCGCCCAGGTGTGCCCTCTCTGACCTCAATTGCAACAGTTTGTACAGTGTAGTCGTCATACCTTGCAACGACATAAGTGGCTGCAACCTCACCTGCAGTCCACAAACGCATGAAACAG cTCCATGCATGCCAGTGATCACCGGTGTGAGCCAGATTAACACATCCAGTTCTAGTGTGCTGGTTAGCTGGACTTCTGATAACACAGCTGCCAACTACACCGTCAGTGTGATTGGCTCAGTGGGTGACATACACGTCTGTCACTCAAACGGCACCTCCTGTCTGGTGTCCAACCTGCCCTGTGGGTCCGTCTATGAAGTCAGTACCATCGCATCAACTTCAGCTGGAGAGAGCATTCCCAGTTTCACCATTCCCCTGGAAACAG caccTTGCTGTCCAGACAATCTCACGGTGAGCCATGTGACCCAGGCTATGACAAATGTGACCTGGTCGCCCGCTATCGGCGCCCAGACCTACATTGCCTCTCTGTCTTCACCACGCGGCCATGCGCAGTGTCACACTATGGAAACAGAATGTGTGATGGGATGCATCACTTGTGGCAATAACTATACGGTCTCACTGGAAGCCATCAGTCGCACCGGGCACAAGGCGGAGTGCACCTATCACGGATTCTCTGCCA GTGACTGCTGTCCCTCAGGCATCCGTCTCTATAGAGGAAGCAATAACACGCTGATTGTGCGCTGGAGGTCCAGCAGTGCCCTCTCCCAATACACAGCAGAAGTCACCGGAAGCAGCAAGACTCACGCGTGCAGCCCAGAGCCCGGCATCTACACATGCACAGTGTCAGAGATCGTGTGCGGTCAGGTCTACACAGTGGTCGTCGCCCCACTGAAACCAGACGGAAGCAAGGTCCAGTTCTGTAACAGCAGGCTGTATTCAG TCACATGTGTGGGCAGCAATGTTGGACTCG TACTCTATCAAGGAAAAAGATAA
- the LOC109107595 gene encoding fibronectin type III domain-containing protein 7 isoform X2: protein MASHGGIKGLLLLLGIVSQASGTAHLDQIHSSTMTVSVFTVTSKSTVLRWSKYEGALSYRVTASLRNSQVPVVFASFGQNTIMGSVNSLNPNTAYTFRVEALGSNMNMLTDATVDGLTAPDVPTIVMASSKESQSITVEFPTVSGATSYILRTETDDGSFFSEIPVPGSPGTVTNLQPYTDYILSVMSVNSAGRSQPSLPVEAKTVLSAPLFNTSSPSNSSILVKWEPVNHAVLYSLSIIKEGSYSRSPLNTTETQVHLPDLEAGTKYCIKGNAWSPDNIPGDDFTVCQITRSPTPQSIELVVTSTPDAGIVVSWGPSKGAEQYVAMSLTGQNCSSSSNSCILVPLSCGETNTVTVIAINQAGNSAPSYPVQIISFPCPPQPIWVEELVPGNCSVKWSAVPQAEYYTTFIKSDDGIEGMCNSTKLYCQFNCQCGYSYIMSVFAHNHAGPSPPGPLLNHTTLPCCPALTTVSAASWETLMMEWSPVRGADLYETRAVDANEVILCNDTAPRCALSDLNCNSLYSVVVIPCNDISGCNLTCSPQTHETAPCMPVITGVSQINTSSSSVLVSWTSDNTAANYTVSVIGSVGDIHVCHSNGTSCLVSNLPCGSVYEVSTIASTSAGESIPSFTIPLETAPCCPDNLTVSHVTQAMTNVTWSPAIGAQTYIASLSSPRGHAQCHTMETECVMGCITCGNNYTVSLEAISRTGHKAECTYHGFSASDCCPSGIRLYRGSNNTLIVRWRSSSALSQYTAEVTGSSKTHACSPEPGIYTCTVSEIVCGQVYTVVVAPLKPDGSKVQFCNSRLYSVTCVGSNVGLVLYQGKR, encoded by the exons atgGCAAGCCATGGAGGAATCAAGGGGCTGCTGCTTTTGCTTGGAATAGTCTCACAG GCATCAGGTACTGCTCATCTGGATCAAATTCACA gCAGCACAATGACCGTGAGTGTTTTTACGGTGACATCAAAGAGCACAGTATTGCGCTGGAGCAAATATGAAGGTGCATTGTCCTACAGAGTAACAGCTTCTCTCAGAAACTCTCAAGTCCCTGTGGTCTTTGCCAGCTTTGGACAAAACACTATTATGGGCTCCGTCAATTCTCTGAATCCCAACACTGCGTACACCTTTCGTGTCGAGGCCCTGGGCAGCAACATGAACATGCTGACAGATGCTACTGTGGATGGATTGACTG CTCCTGATGTGCCCACCATTGTGATGGCCTCCTCTAAAGAAAGCCAGAGCATCACTGTGGAATTCCCTACGGTCTCCGGTGCCACTTCCTACATCCTGCGCACTGAGACAGATGATGGATCATTCTTCTCAGAGATCCCAGTACCTGGCTCTCCGGGGACTGTCACCAACCTACAGCCATACACAGACTACATTCTCAGTGTCATGTCCGTCAACAGCGCAGGCAGAAGCCAGCCTTCCCTCCCCGTGGAGGCTAAGACAG TCCTTTCTGCTCCTCTGTTCAACACCAGCTCTCCCAGCAACAGCAGCATCCTGGTGAAGTGGGAGCCAGTGAATCACGCTGTCCTCTACAGTCTCAGCATCATCAAGGAAGGCTCATACAGCCGAAGTCCCCTCAACACCACCGAAACTCAGGTTCACCTTCCAGACCTGGAAGCAGGAACCAAATACTGTATTAAAGGAAATGCCTGGAGTCCTGACAACATTCCCGGAGATGACTTCACAGTTTGCCAGATCACAC GTTCTCCCACTCCTCAGTCCATTGAGCTGGTGGTGACAAGCACCCCTGATGCTGGTATTGTGGTGTCATGGGGCCCATCTAAGGGTGCAGAGCAGTATGTTGCCATGAGCTTGACCGGACAGAACTGCTCATCATCTAGTAACTCCTGCATCCTGGTTCCTCTGAGCTGTGGAGAGACAAACACTGTCACAGTGATCGCTATCAACCAGGCCGGAAACAGTGCCCCCTCTTACCCAGTACAGATTATTTCAT TCCCTTGTCCCCCACAGCCCATCTGGGTGGAGGAATTGGTGCCTGGCAACTGTTCTGTGAAGTGGAGCGCTGTCCCTCAAGCAGAGTACTACAccacatttattaaaagtgacgATGGCATCGAGGGGATGTGCAACTCGACCAAGCTATACTGTCAGTTTAACTGCCAGTGCGGATACTCTTACATCATGAGTGTGTTTGCACACAACCATGCTGGACCCAGTCCCCCAGGACCTCTGCTCAACCACACCACCT TGCCTTGCTGTCCAGCACTCACAACGGTTTCTGCAGCTTCTTGGGAGACACTGATGATGGAGTGGTCTCCCGTGCGTGGTGCAGATCTGTATGAGACCCGTGCTGTGGATGCAAATGAAGTGATTCTGTGTAATGACACGGCGCCCAGGTGTGCCCTCTCTGACCTCAATTGCAACAGTTTGTACAGTGTAGTCGTCATACCTTGCAACGACATAAGTGGCTGCAACCTCACCTGCAGTCCACAAACGCATGAAACAG cTCCATGCATGCCAGTGATCACCGGTGTGAGCCAGATTAACACATCCAGTTCTAGTGTGCTGGTTAGCTGGACTTCTGATAACACAGCTGCCAACTACACCGTCAGTGTGATTGGCTCAGTGGGTGACATACACGTCTGTCACTCAAACGGCACCTCCTGTCTGGTGTCCAACCTGCCCTGTGGGTCCGTCTATGAAGTCAGTACCATCGCATCAACTTCAGCTGGAGAGAGCATTCCCAGTTTCACCATTCCCCTGGAAACAG caccTTGCTGTCCAGACAATCTCACGGTGAGCCATGTGACCCAGGCTATGACAAATGTGACCTGGTCGCCCGCTATCGGCGCCCAGACCTACATTGCCTCTCTGTCTTCACCACGCGGCCATGCGCAGTGTCACACTATGGAAACAGAATGTGTGATGGGATGCATCACTTGTGGCAATAACTATACGGTCTCACTGGAAGCCATCAGTCGCACCGGGCACAAGGCGGAGTGCACCTATCACGGATTCTCTGCCA GTGACTGCTGTCCCTCAGGCATCCGTCTCTATAGAGGAAGCAATAACACGCTGATTGTGCGCTGGAGGTCCAGCAGTGCCCTCTCCCAATACACAGCAGAAGTCACCGGAAGCAGCAAGACTCACGCGTGCAGCCCAGAGCCCGGCATCTACACATGCACAGTGTCAGAGATCGTGTGCGGTCAGGTCTACACAGTGGTCGTCGCCCCACTGAAACCAGACGGAAGCAAGGTCCAGTTCTGTAACAGCAGGCTGTATTCAG TCACATGTGTGGGCAGCAATGTTGGACTCG TACTCTATCAAGGAAAAAGATAA